From Thiomicrospira sp. XS5, one genomic window encodes:
- a CDS encoding bifunctional diguanylate cyclase/phosphodiesterase, protein MQATELEERHLKALKLSHQQTLEIINRFEQGVILFTADADPILFNETVKRYYPELESSENVFDDIALFTQKHQGHRFELKTWLRQLHQNIESPHQQVWLKSPQSKTSIPVRLQAYWIDLHTTPHILLIVSDQTLHTQVTAQRKLMEASYAGQFVTNAQGYILHPNLAFSGYTGLTQTELNRMTYIDWLRQQVSFKVPFEKVISALLKEHFWTGEVQIHASEENVFYAVLSLSMILDAEKNIEHFVGLLQDTTDIRAAQTEIQQLAYFDKLTGLPNQTLLHDRIERLLQQTDSETPYHALYLISLDGFKSINDTFGHCTGDQLLLQVAHKLKQTLPEQATLARMGGGNFSVLYPSQLQDEALSKQDIARYSEALLELIDDRYKLEDGSVHTSASIGICPFALNDAVQYDSDQLTRHTNMAMYEAKKLGGNQAYLFEDTLMQRAKRRLELIEALNHSELDDEFQMYFQPQVNREGRVVSAETLLRWFHPTLGLVSPAKFIPVAEEGRQIIKIGLWVLHKAFLQARAWNAKYCDIRIAINVSPVQFHEQSFIEMIIGLIKFTQVNPHNITLELTEGVLIKNAKLALQKIQHLVSLGFEVSIDDFGTGYSSLSYLQKLPLHELKIDKSFISDVPGNIDDEAIITSIVQLAASKQLKIVAEGVETQAQADYLNALYPEILQQGYLYGKPLPADEFEEKFVRPQANNKTA, encoded by the coding sequence ATGCAGGCCACTGAACTCGAAGAAAGGCATTTAAAAGCCCTAAAACTTTCTCACCAGCAGACACTCGAAATCATCAACCGTTTCGAGCAAGGGGTTATTCTCTTCACTGCCGACGCCGATCCGATTCTTTTCAATGAAACCGTCAAGCGCTATTACCCCGAATTGGAGTCTTCCGAAAACGTTTTCGACGACATCGCGCTCTTTACTCAGAAACATCAAGGCCACCGTTTCGAGTTGAAAACCTGGCTAAGGCAACTGCACCAGAACATCGAATCCCCCCACCAGCAGGTCTGGTTAAAAAGCCCACAATCCAAAACATCGATTCCGGTTCGGCTGCAAGCCTATTGGATCGATCTGCACACCACGCCGCACATTTTATTAATCGTCTCCGACCAAACATTACACACCCAGGTCACGGCACAACGCAAACTGATGGAGGCCAGCTACGCCGGTCAGTTCGTCACCAATGCACAAGGCTATATCCTGCATCCGAATCTGGCCTTTTCCGGCTATACCGGATTGACGCAAACCGAACTGAACCGCATGACCTACATCGACTGGCTGCGCCAGCAGGTGTCGTTCAAAGTGCCGTTCGAAAAGGTCATTTCCGCGCTCTTGAAAGAACATTTTTGGACCGGCGAAGTGCAAATACACGCCTCCGAGGAAAATGTTTTCTACGCCGTCCTCAGCCTGTCCATGATTCTCGATGCGGAAAAAAACATCGAGCACTTCGTCGGCCTGCTGCAAGACACCACCGACATCCGCGCCGCGCAAACCGAAATTCAGCAACTGGCTTATTTCGACAAACTGACCGGTTTACCCAACCAGACCTTACTGCACGACCGAATCGAACGCCTGCTGCAACAAACCGATTCGGAAACGCCTTACCATGCGTTGTACCTCATCAGCCTGGACGGGTTCAAATCCATTAACGACACCTTCGGTCATTGCACCGGCGACCAATTGCTATTGCAAGTTGCCCACAAACTCAAACAGACGTTACCGGAACAGGCCACACTGGCTCGCATGGGCGGCGGCAACTTCTCGGTCCTCTACCCGAGTCAATTGCAAGATGAAGCCTTATCGAAACAAGATATCGCCCGTTATTCCGAAGCCTTACTGGAGTTAATCGACGATCGCTACAAGTTGGAAGACGGTTCCGTACACACTTCGGCCAGCATCGGTATTTGTCCTTTCGCCTTAAACGATGCCGTGCAATACGACAGCGACCAACTGACCCGCCACACCAATATGGCAATGTACGAAGCCAAAAAACTGGGCGGCAACCAAGCCTATTTGTTTGAAGACACCTTAATGCAACGCGCCAAACGCCGTTTGGAGCTGATCGAAGCGCTCAACCACTCGGAATTGGACGACGAATTCCAAATGTATTTCCAACCGCAGGTGAACCGCGAAGGTCGCGTCGTCTCGGCAGAAACGCTGTTACGCTGGTTTCACCCGACACTGGGGCTGGTTTCGCCGGCCAAGTTCATTCCGGTGGCCGAAGAAGGCCGGCAAATCATCAAAATCGGTCTTTGGGTGTTACACAAAGCGTTTCTGCAAGCCCGCGCCTGGAACGCCAAATACTGCGACATCCGCATCGCCATCAACGTCAGCCCGGTGCAATTCCACGAGCAAAGCTTTATCGAGATGATCATCGGCCTCATCAAATTCACCCAGGTCAATCCGCACAACATCACCCTGGAATTAACCGAAGGCGTGCTCATCAAAAACGCCAAGTTGGCCTTGCAGAAAATCCAGCACCTGGTCAGCCTCGGCTTTGAAGTGTCGATTGACGACTTCGGCACCGGCTACTCCTCCTTGAGCTATTTGCAGAAGCTGCCATTGCATGAATTGAAAATCGACAAAAGCTTTATTTCCGACGTGCCCGGCAATATCGACGACGAGGCGATTATCACCTCCATTGTCCAACTGGCGGCCAGCAAACAACTCAAAATCGTGGCCGAAGGGGTTGAAACCCAAGCTCAGGCCGATTACCTGAACGCCCTCTATCCGGAGATTTTGCAGCAAGGATATCTCTACGGTAAGCCCTTGCCCGCCGACGAGTTCGAAGAAAAATTCGTCCGGCCGCAAGCCAATAATAAAACCGCTTAA
- a CDS encoding TRAP transporter substrate-binding protein, which translates to MKRRDFIGAIAGATATTAMTACGQKDEPKTAAVQPMETVEWKMVTTWPKNFPGLGTGANRVAELINDMSGGRIHVKVYGAGEMVGAFEVFDAVSRGNAQLGHAGAYYWKGKIPSSVFFSSVPFGLTPDEMNAWLYYGDGLKLWEEAYKPFGLIPNPAGNSGTQMGGWFNKEINSVADLKGLKMRIPGLGGEVLKKAGGVPVSLPGGDIFPSMESGALDATEWVGPYNDLAFGIYRVAKYYYTPGWHEPGTTMECMINEEAFNALPADLQSIVRNAMKVANLEMLSEYMARNQQALQTLVEKHNVELRYFPDSVLKELKKLSAEVIEEEAAKDPLSAKVWASQKAFKEQVSKWTNASELAFLNARNL; encoded by the coding sequence ATGAAAAGACGTGATTTTATCGGCGCGATTGCCGGTGCGACTGCGACCACGGCGATGACCGCTTGTGGACAAAAAGATGAACCGAAAACGGCTGCGGTGCAACCGATGGAAACCGTGGAATGGAAAATGGTGACGACCTGGCCGAAAAATTTCCCAGGCCTGGGCACGGGAGCCAATCGAGTGGCGGAGCTGATTAATGACATGTCCGGCGGTCGTATTCACGTTAAAGTCTATGGGGCCGGTGAGATGGTGGGCGCTTTCGAAGTGTTTGATGCCGTGTCACGCGGTAATGCGCAATTGGGGCATGCCGGGGCTTATTACTGGAAAGGTAAGATTCCATCCTCGGTGTTTTTTTCGTCGGTGCCATTTGGATTGACGCCGGATGAAATGAACGCCTGGCTGTATTACGGCGACGGCTTGAAATTGTGGGAAGAAGCCTACAAACCGTTTGGCTTGATTCCGAATCCGGCGGGCAACTCCGGTACTCAAATGGGCGGCTGGTTCAATAAGGAAATCAATTCCGTGGCCGACTTGAAAGGCCTGAAAATGCGCATCCCCGGTTTGGGCGGCGAAGTGTTAAAGAAAGCCGGTGGTGTACCGGTCTCTTTGCCGGGTGGGGATATTTTCCCGTCGATGGAATCCGGCGCGTTGGACGCCACGGAATGGGTCGGGCCTTATAACGACTTGGCGTTTGGCATTTACCGTGTGGCGAAATATTATTACACGCCGGGTTGGCACGAGCCGGGCACCACCATGGAGTGCATGATCAACGAAGAAGCCTTTAACGCGTTACCGGCGGACTTGCAAAGCATTGTGCGCAATGCGATGAAGGTGGCGAATCTGGAAATGTTGTCGGAATACATGGCGCGCAACCAACAGGCGTTGCAGACATTGGTTGAGAAGCACAATGTGGAACTGCGTTACTTCCCGGATTCGGTTTTGAAAGAGTTGAAAAAACTGTCGGCCGAAGTCATTGAAGAGGAGGCGGCGAAAGATCCGTTGTCTGCTAAAGTCTGGGCATCGCAAAAAGCCTTTAAAGAACAAGTTTCAAAGTGGACCAATGCGTCCGAATTGGCGTTCCTGAACGCTCGCAACTTGTAA
- a CDS encoding DEAD/DEAH box helicase: MNTEIKFADLGLSAPILKTLTEIGYETPSPIQAQAIPVLLQGGDILGMAQTGTGKTAAFALPILSNIDLKQKSPQVLVLAPTRELAIQVAEAFQTFSRGIKGLHVLPIYGGSEYGSQIRALKRGVHVVVGTPGRVMDHIKKGTLKLDELRAMVLDEADEMLRMGFIDDVEWILKHTPDSRQIALFSATMPKEVHRIANTYLKDPTEVIIKQKSSTASTIDQKYWLVSGLHKLDALTRILEAEEFDGIIIFVRTKTATVELAEKLEARGYAAAALNGDIAQNQRERIVDQLKSGKLDILIATDVVARGLDVERISHVINYDIPYDNESYVHRIGRTGRAGRSGTAILFVAPRERRLLRSIEASTKKKIPQMELPTAQEINDTRIVRFKDKIVDAVQNGDLDFYQKMVENIESEQNIPAIEIAAGLAKLLQGDVPFFLDEKPIKKAEFSDRGDRNRRERSDRNPRGRRQSPPNEGMERFRIEVGRQHGVKPGNIIGCIANEAGLDGEHIQKLNIEDAYSLVDLPSQMPKDIFTDLKKAWVCGQQLRITRVKEVANSAKRRLKPRKKH, encoded by the coding sequence ATGAATACCGAGATCAAATTTGCCGATCTAGGGCTCTCTGCGCCCATTTTAAAAACCCTGACCGAAATCGGTTACGAAACGCCGTCCCCGATTCAGGCCCAAGCCATTCCGGTGCTACTGCAAGGCGGCGACATTCTGGGCATGGCCCAAACCGGAACGGGGAAAACCGCCGCTTTCGCGTTGCCGATTCTGTCCAATATCGATTTGAAACAAAAGTCACCGCAAGTGCTGGTGCTGGCCCCAACACGTGAACTCGCCATCCAGGTCGCCGAAGCCTTCCAGACCTTCTCACGCGGCATCAAAGGCCTGCACGTCCTGCCAATTTACGGCGGGTCGGAATACGGCTCACAAATTCGCGCCCTGAAACGCGGCGTTCACGTCGTGGTGGGCACGCCGGGTCGCGTCATGGACCACATTAAAAAAGGCACCTTGAAGCTGGACGAATTGCGCGCTATGGTGTTGGACGAAGCCGACGAAATGTTGCGCATGGGCTTTATCGACGACGTCGAATGGATTCTGAAACACACGCCGGATTCGCGTCAAATTGCACTGTTTTCCGCCACCATGCCGAAAGAAGTGCATCGCATTGCCAACACTTACTTAAAAGACCCGACCGAAGTCATTATCAAGCAAAAAAGCTCGACGGCGTCCACCATTGACCAGAAATACTGGCTGGTGAGCGGCCTGCATAAGCTGGATGCGTTGACCCGTATTCTGGAAGCCGAAGAATTCGACGGCATCATTATTTTCGTGCGCACCAAGACCGCCACGGTCGAACTGGCCGAAAAACTTGAAGCCCGTGGCTACGCGGCGGCCGCCTTGAACGGCGACATTGCCCAGAACCAGCGGGAACGTATCGTCGACCAGTTAAAATCCGGTAAGCTGGATATCCTGATCGCCACCGACGTGGTAGCGCGTGGTTTGGACGTCGAGCGCATCAGCCACGTCATCAACTACGACATCCCTTACGACAACGAATCTTACGTGCACCGTATCGGCCGTACCGGTCGTGCCGGCCGTAGCGGCACCGCCATTTTGTTTGTGGCACCGCGTGAACGTCGCCTGTTGCGCTCCATCGAAGCGTCCACCAAAAAGAAAATTCCGCAGATGGAATTGCCAACGGCGCAAGAAATCAACGATACGCGCATCGTGCGCTTTAAAGATAAGATCGTCGACGCCGTTCAAAACGGTGACTTGGATTTCTATCAGAAAATGGTGGAAAACATCGAAAGCGAACAGAACATTCCGGCCATCGAAATTGCGGCAGGCCTGGCCAAATTGTTGCAAGGCGACGTGCCTTTCTTCCTGGACGAAAAACCGATTAAGAAAGCGGAGTTTTCCGACCGTGGCGACCGCAATCGTCGCGAACGAAGCGACCGCAACCCACGTGGACGCCGCCAGAGCCCACCAAACGAAGGCATGGAACGTTTCCGCATCGAAGTGGGCCGTCAACACGGCGTCAAGCCGGGCAACATCATCGGCTGCATTGCCAATGAAGCCGGTTTGGACGGTGAACACATCCAGAAACTGAACATTGAAGATGCTTACAGCTTGGTGGACTTGCCGTCTCAAATGCCAAAAGATATTTTCACCGATTTGAAAAAAGCTTGGGTGTGCGGACAACAGCTTCGCATCACACGCGTGAAAGAAGTGGCCAACAGCGCCAAACGTCGCCTTAAACCACGCAAAAAACACTAA
- a CDS encoding methyl-accepting chemotaxis protein produces MFKTIRAKLLGSFILLTVLVIGMSIFSITQTNKSADGFKDYREMAIDGTVASEVQSNMLMVRLNVLDYMARPADDKVKGFQKYYDQTEQIIQQAQTQIQDPTRAKLVDQVEDGLAQYDKGFEEIQALVAQRDEIVFNNLNANGPKMEHLLTSVQRNAREDGDPEAAFAAAEGLRTLLLARIYTVKFIEANLKEDMDRVLSEFANLDRDMHVLQDSIQNPVRVDQLNQLFALTETYTNGVKALNETITTRNEIYDTQLAVIGPQIAAWSEDIKSSIRAEQDRIGPMVQALNENIISTLIVISIIIAILSTLVAIFIPRTIANGLSSIQQNLANVSDTGDFSIRANESRQDEIGAMGHSVNQLLANMQGAINEANKVVSAIAKGQFDQRVEMDLNGDLNTLKEGINNSADSVDETMRELGQVMQSMNDGNFDVSMNVQVEGDFLRMVNNVSSTMEALNQTISGIISVMDAMQQGQFEHRVNVEAKGDLLRLKNGINVSMEALENAIQDVTRVVVSQSEGDLTHNITADYHGELKTLKDAVNTSAAKLTEVVSQAVNATNVVSTASSEVSQGSMDLSQRVQEQAAALEETSSTMEEMNSAVQNNTEHAKQATDVAHQVQKKSTEGSEVMQETIQAMNAIQESSHKISEIVTLIDGIAFQTNLLALNAAVEAARAGEHGRGFAVVAGEVRALAQKSADAAKDITNLINESVTRIDQGTKLASESGEVLSTINHSVDEVAQMIEQIAQASVQQMEGIEQVHRAISQIDEVTQQNAALVEETSAAAESMSEQSDILARDMSFFKTGKAAQIAAPKASGSKAALPAPKKADAKPADKPEPVRSPNKPSASPSQDDEWGEF; encoded by the coding sequence ATGTTCAAAACCATCCGCGCCAAGTTACTTGGTAGCTTTATTCTTTTGACCGTTCTGGTCATCGGGATGTCAATTTTCAGTATCACTCAAACCAACAAATCCGCCGACGGTTTCAAAGATTACCGTGAAATGGCCATTGACGGTACCGTTGCCAGCGAGGTTCAATCCAATATGCTGATGGTGCGTTTGAACGTACTGGATTACATGGCGCGTCCAGCCGACGATAAGGTTAAAGGGTTCCAAAAATATTACGATCAGACGGAACAGATCATCCAGCAAGCGCAAACCCAAATTCAAGACCCCACCCGGGCCAAGCTGGTTGACCAAGTGGAAGACGGTCTTGCTCAATACGACAAAGGGTTTGAGGAAATCCAGGCCTTAGTCGCACAACGCGATGAGATTGTCTTCAACAACCTTAATGCCAACGGCCCGAAAATGGAACATCTCCTCACCAGCGTACAGCGTAACGCACGGGAAGACGGGGACCCGGAAGCCGCATTTGCCGCCGCGGAAGGCTTAAGAACCTTGCTTTTGGCGCGCATCTATACCGTCAAATTCATTGAAGCCAACCTCAAAGAAGACATGGACCGTGTTCTATCGGAGTTTGCGAACCTGGATCGAGACATGCATGTACTGCAAGACAGCATTCAAAACCCGGTGCGTGTCGATCAATTAAACCAGTTGTTTGCCTTGACCGAAACCTATACCAATGGCGTCAAAGCGTTGAACGAAACCATTACCACCCGTAATGAAATCTACGACACCCAGTTGGCGGTCATCGGGCCGCAAATCGCCGCTTGGTCAGAAGACATCAAATCCTCCATCCGAGCTGAACAGGATCGCATCGGGCCGATGGTACAGGCCTTGAATGAGAACATCATCAGCACCTTGATTGTGATTTCCATTATCATCGCCATCTTGTCAACACTGGTGGCCATTTTCATTCCACGTACCATTGCCAACGGCTTGAGCAGCATCCAGCAAAATCTGGCCAACGTCAGCGATACCGGTGACTTCTCGATTCGTGCCAATGAAAGCCGTCAGGATGAAATCGGTGCCATGGGGCACTCGGTCAACCAGCTGCTGGCTAATATGCAAGGCGCCATCAACGAAGCCAACAAAGTGGTCTCGGCCATCGCGAAAGGCCAATTCGACCAGCGCGTGGAAATGGACTTGAACGGTGACTTGAATACCTTAAAAGAAGGCATCAACAACTCCGCCGATTCCGTGGATGAAACCATGCGTGAACTGGGTCAAGTGATGCAATCCATGAACGATGGTAACTTCGACGTTTCCATGAACGTCCAGGTTGAAGGCGACTTCCTGAGAATGGTCAATAATGTCAGCTCGACTATGGAGGCTTTGAACCAAACCATCAGCGGCATCATCTCGGTGATGGACGCCATGCAACAAGGTCAGTTCGAACATCGCGTTAATGTCGAAGCCAAAGGGGATTTGTTGCGCTTGAAAAACGGCATCAACGTCTCGATGGAAGCCTTGGAAAACGCCATTCAAGACGTGACCCGAGTGGTGGTTTCCCAATCCGAGGGCGACTTGACCCACAACATCACCGCCGATTACCACGGTGAGCTGAAAACCCTGAAAGACGCGGTCAACACCTCTGCGGCCAAACTGACCGAAGTGGTTTCACAAGCGGTCAACGCCACCAACGTGGTCAGCACAGCGTCTTCGGAAGTCTCACAAGGTTCTATGGACTTGAGTCAGCGCGTACAGGAACAGGCGGCCGCGCTGGAAGAAACCTCTTCGACGATGGAAGAAATGAACTCGGCGGTTCAGAACAACACCGAACACGCCAAACAAGCGACCGATGTCGCGCACCAAGTTCAAAAGAAATCGACCGAAGGTTCCGAAGTCATGCAGGAAACCATCCAGGCCATGAACGCCATTCAGGAATCCAGCCACAAAATTTCGGAAATCGTGACTTTGATTGACGGCATTGCTTTCCAAACCAACCTGTTGGCCTTGAACGCCGCGGTGGAAGCCGCCCGTGCCGGTGAGCACGGTCGCGGGTTTGCAGTGGTGGCGGGTGAAGTCCGAGCGTTGGCGCAAAAATCCGCCGACGCCGCTAAAGACATCACCAACCTGATTAACGAAAGTGTCACCCGTATTGACCAAGGCACCAAACTGGCTTCCGAGTCCGGTGAAGTATTGAGCACCATCAACCACTCCGTGGACGAAGTGGCTCAAATGATTGAGCAGATTGCCCAGGCATCGGTTCAGCAGATGGAAGGCATCGAGCAGGTGCACCGTGCCATCAGCCAAATTGACGAAGTCACTCAACAGAACGCCGCATTGGTCGAAGAGACTTCGGCCGCCGCAGAAAGCATGAGTGAACAATCCGACATTCTGGCCAGAGACATGTCGTTCTTCAAAACCGGCAAAGCGGCTCAAATTGCCGCGCCGAAAGCGTCCGGTTCAAAGGCGGCCTTACCGGCCCCGAAAAAAGCCGACGCCAAGCCGGCCGACAAACCGGAACCGGTTCGCAGCCCAAATAAACCGTCTGCATCACCATCACAAGATGATGAATGGGGAGAATTCTAA
- the sppA gene encoding signal peptide peptidase SppA: MFKKTAVALLGASLLSGCATIKLGPSYDEPLKEQVVEKVDGSDGKVLMIPVEGAISNEPSKGFLDSSPGLLDKVMMQLRRAEKDDDIKAVLLKVNSPGGGVTTSDIFYHELKSFKKRTGKTLYVQMMDVGASGAYYLALASDHIQVHPTSLTGSVGVITILPNVVGLSDKIGVEVKTYKTGPNKDTGSPFRRMTPEEDTYLQGLIDDMAQRFYGLVKTERGLTDEQMTAIKTAKVYLGKDAVQAGLVDSVGYLSGASKQACQMAGGKRCDLVTYRFEANVNANAYSPNMVNGSVAPEMNLIRTNLLSPLTELKPGSYYLYLE, from the coding sequence ATGTTCAAGAAAACCGCTGTGGCATTATTGGGGGCGAGCCTATTGTCAGGCTGCGCTACGATTAAATTGGGTCCGAGTTACGACGAACCCTTGAAAGAACAAGTTGTGGAAAAAGTCGATGGGTCGGACGGTAAGGTGCTGATGATTCCGGTGGAAGGCGCGATTTCCAATGAACCGTCCAAAGGGTTTTTGGACAGCTCGCCGGGGTTGCTCGATAAGGTGATGATGCAATTGCGTCGGGCGGAGAAGGATGACGACATTAAAGCGGTGCTGCTGAAGGTGAATTCGCCCGGCGGCGGTGTGACCACCAGTGACATTTTCTATCACGAACTCAAGTCTTTTAAAAAACGCACCGGCAAAACCTTGTATGTGCAAATGATGGATGTGGGGGCTTCGGGGGCTTATTATTTAGCGCTGGCCTCGGATCATATTCAAGTGCACCCGACGTCCTTAACCGGTTCGGTCGGGGTGATTACCATTTTACCGAATGTGGTCGGGTTGTCCGATAAAATCGGGGTGGAAGTGAAAACCTATAAAACCGGGCCGAATAAAGATACCGGTTCGCCGTTCCGCCGTATGACGCCGGAAGAGGATACCTATCTGCAAGGCTTGATTGATGATATGGCACAACGTTTTTACGGTTTGGTGAAAACCGAGCGTGGCTTGACCGATGAGCAGATGACGGCCATTAAAACCGCCAAAGTCTATTTAGGCAAAGATGCGGTGCAAGCCGGGTTGGTGGATTCGGTCGGGTATTTGTCCGGCGCGTCCAAGCAAGCTTGCCAAATGGCGGGGGGCAAGCGCTGTGATCTCGTGACCTATCGTTTTGAGGCCAACGTTAACGCCAATGCCTATTCTCCGAATATGGTGAATGGGAGCGTGGCCCCGGAAATGAACTTGATTCGAACCAATTTGCTGAGCCCGTTAACGGAACTGAAACCCGGTTCCTATTATCTGTATTTGGAGTGA
- a CDS encoding PilZ domain-containing protein produces the protein MFYGVTAEEDEIISNAISTPFSFHNGEEVLKGRNLSREGLGVHCPNQGAKAFHFNRRQKLKDCHIQIDGLTIYFCQLQVVELKELNGEYIYGLRILSILPKEQEKLEAVYESKLCELDDDCNKWTAISPS, from the coding sequence ATGTTTTACGGCGTCACAGCAGAAGAAGATGAAATCATTTCGAACGCCATTTCGACCCCGTTCAGTTTTCATAATGGCGAGGAAGTGTTGAAAGGGCGAAATCTCAGCCGTGAAGGCTTGGGCGTGCATTGCCCGAACCAGGGCGCCAAAGCGTTTCACTTCAACCGTCGGCAGAAGCTGAAAGACTGTCATATTCAAATCGACGGGCTGACCATCTATTTCTGTCAATTGCAGGTTGTGGAGTTGAAGGAGCTCAACGGCGAGTACATTTACGGCTTACGGATTCTCAGCATCTTGCCGAAAGAGCAGGAAAAGCTGGAAGCCGTTTACGAAAGCAAATTGTGCGAGCTGGACGACGATTGCAATAAGTGGACCGCCATTTCACCTTCCTGA
- a CDS encoding HopJ type III effector protein has product MTLDALIAELNQTPVAFNTVMETIDATYDFTPTRFQNGEQINEADTNNGSCKIFAFAKLNGLSEQATLNAFGDFYTQDVLQNPDGQDHGNIRNFMKTGWAGVQFDAMPLTAK; this is encoded by the coding sequence ATGACATTGGACGCTTTAATCGCCGAACTCAATCAAACCCCTGTGGCCTTCAACACCGTAATGGAAACCATTGACGCGACCTATGATTTCACCCCAACCCGCTTCCAAAACGGTGAGCAAATCAATGAAGCCGATACCAACAACGGCTCCTGCAAGATTTTCGCTTTCGCCAAATTAAACGGTCTAAGCGAACAAGCCACGCTGAACGCCTTCGGTGATTTTTATACTCAGGATGTTCTGCAGAATCCGGACGGACAAGACCACGGCAATATCCGTAACTTCATGAAAACCGGCTGGGCCGGTGTGCAATTCGATGCCATGCCGCTAACGGCAAAATAA
- a CDS encoding DnaJ C-terminal domain-containing protein, protein MEYKDYYEILGVERSASEAEIKKAYRKLAAKHHPDKPSGDEAKFKEINEAYEVLGDAEKRQMYDQLGPNYHNGQNFQPPPDFESMFGGGFGGAGGQAGGFSDFFESMFGGGFGGAGGFGGQSGFGHQGQGFQQKGDDQVVKVLVTLEEAVNGAAKSLNLQMPNPNQFGQVSHQPKQLKVKIPAGVKQGSRIRLSGQGAPGFGGGPNGDLYLEVDLQNHPLYKVDGDDIILNLPLTPWEAALGTKVEIPTLKGKVNMNIPAGTQSGSKLRIKGRGLGKGDKAGNQFIVVQIHTPPADSDEAKAFYEDMATKMPFNPREHF, encoded by the coding sequence ATGGAATATAAAGATTACTACGAAATCTTAGGTGTGGAACGCAGTGCCTCGGAAGCGGAAATTAAAAAAGCCTACCGCAAACTGGCCGCCAAACACCACCCCGACAAACCCAGCGGGGACGAAGCCAAATTCAAAGAAATCAATGAAGCCTATGAAGTCTTGGGCGACGCCGAAAAACGTCAAATGTACGACCAACTCGGCCCCAACTACCATAATGGCCAAAACTTCCAACCACCGCCGGACTTTGAAAGCATGTTCGGCGGCGGCTTTGGCGGAGCCGGCGGTCAGGCCGGTGGCTTCAGCGACTTTTTCGAATCCATGTTCGGCGGCGGCTTTGGCGGCGCGGGCGGATTCGGCGGTCAAAGCGGTTTCGGACATCAGGGCCAAGGCTTCCAGCAAAAAGGCGACGATCAAGTCGTCAAAGTGCTGGTCACGCTGGAAGAAGCCGTCAATGGCGCCGCCAAGTCCTTGAACCTGCAAATGCCGAACCCCAACCAGTTCGGGCAGGTCTCGCACCAGCCGAAACAGTTGAAAGTGAAGATTCCGGCCGGGGTCAAGCAAGGTTCACGGATTCGCTTGAGCGGTCAGGGCGCGCCCGGTTTCGGCGGCGGTCCGAACGGCGACCTTTATCTGGAAGTGGATCTGCAAAACCACCCACTGTACAAAGTGGATGGCGACGACATCATCCTCAACCTACCGCTGACACCGTGGGAAGCCGCGCTGGGCACTAAGGTCGAAATCCCGACCTTAAAAGGCAAAGTCAATATGAACATTCCAGCCGGCACTCAATCCGGTTCGAAACTGCGCATCAAAGGCCGTGGACTGGGCAAAGGCGATAAAGCCGGTAATCAGTTCATCGTGGTGCAAATTCACACACCACCGGCCGACAGCGACGAGGCCAAAGCTTTTTACGAAGACATGGCCACGAAAATGCCGTTCAATCCGCGCGAACACTTCTAA